In Octopus sinensis linkage group LG6, ASM634580v1, whole genome shotgun sequence, the sequence atatttatatatatatgcacacatgcacacacacatatatatatatagatgtttatacatatacatatgtgtatatatatatatatatatatatatatacatgtatatataagtatattttacatataaatagttatgcacacacacacacgcacacacttatggatgtattgatgtatatgaatgtatattaggCACATTTATAAGCACATGTATACGTTTCTAcacattgcatgtatatatatatatatatatattcgtggcactccgtcggttatgacaacgagggttctagttgatccgatcgatGGAAAAACTGCTCATGgagttaacgtgtaagtggctgagcactctacagacatgtgtacccttaacgtagttctcagagagattcagcgtaacagtgtgtgacgaggctggcccttcgaaataccgatacaacagaaataggaagaaagagagagagagagaaagttgtggtgaaactgtacagcagggttcgtcaccacCCTCTGCCTGGTGgcgctttatgtgttttcgctcaataaacactcacaatgctcggtctgcgaatcggaaccgcgatcccacgaacgactgcgtgtccgctgcccttaccGCTGGGacgttgcgcctccacacacacacacacacacacacgcgcacgcacgcacgcacgcacgcacacacaaacacacgtgtgtgtgtatgtatgtatgtatgtatgtaggtatgtatgtatgtagataaaacttggaaaaggatgcgtggcgttccatcatataataatataaataatatataaatatatgcatatatgcatatatttatatattatttatatattatttatattatgtatgtatgtatgtatgtataaacatgtgtatttgtacacaGAAACTTATATAATTTTTTCGAAACTAATACATTATGTATAGTTATTCCAAAAATGTTTTGTCACTCGTCAGCATTCATTGTGACATGAATTGTTTTCAATAAGTTTGATACTATGATAATGGTATATTAAAACACAGGtagttaaaatgaaaataaagccgATTCTCACTGTTCATTAGTGAAAATCGATATTTTCTCCGTTTATCGTGAAGTATCTGAGGATGCACCCCTCTCTGTTTCATTGGTTTTCCTGAAAACAATTCTGCAAAATATGTTCTTGGCAATCCGACGAAAGCGAGTATTTAATAATCCGTAGACTATAGGGTTCATTGTACAATTCAAGATCCACATTCGAATGACCACGTGTCTGAAATACTCCGCAACATCTGGAATGTGTTTACCTTCAATTAGTGGGTAAGTAATTCCGAGTATTAAACCTGGGATAAAGCTGATAGCAAACAAGAATGTAATGCATACGAGAATTTTATTGGTTTGTCTGATTTTTGCGTAGGTTCTTGTGTTTTGATTGCGTGCATTCATATTATTAAGATTAAGATTTATCGTATAGTTTGTAGGTATATAATGTTCCTTGGCCACCTTCCAGATGcgttgatataaaaaaaacattactgtTAAAATAAGTAAGTCAATTCCGAGAGATGTCAGAAAATAATTTCGGAGCCTCTCATACCCATATCTATAAAAGCAAACCTTTTCGACCGAACTGACCGAAAATGGATCGTTCATTTTTTCGAAGAATAAGGCGCCGGGTAAGGCTAATC encodes:
- the LOC115213159 gene encoding neuropeptide Y receptor type 2-like, which produces MNNSNNNTIEDINRQYFNILKPAFIFVSILLPVGLVGNSIALYIYGFRFQKLPVHVFLISLAVFDMIGCIFGIPLEMVALWYSKMYPSNILCKLEKFFIFYSSITSTITLLVIAVERYNKVCRHNKKQLSVRAAKIMTVTIGFGSVGLALPGALFFEKMNDPFSVSSVEKVCFYRYGYERLRNYFLTSLGIDLLILTVMFFLYQRIWKVAKEHYIPTNYTINLNLNNMNARNQNTRTYAKIRQTNKILVCITFLFAISFIPGLILGITYPLIEGKHIPDVAEYFRHVVIRMWILNCTMNPIVYGLLNTRFRRIAKNIFCRIVFRKTNETERGASSDTSR